A window of the Carassius carassius chromosome 36, fCarCar2.1, whole genome shotgun sequence genome harbors these coding sequences:
- the LOC132117362 gene encoding mitogen-activated protein kinase 9-like isoform X2: MTEGEGQFYSVQVGDSTFTVLRRYQQLCAIGSGAQGIVCSALDTVLGIPVAVKKLSRPFQNQTHAKRAYRELVLLKCVNHKNIIRLLNVFTPQKSLEEFQDLYLVMELMDASLCQVIHMDLDHERMSYLLYQILCGIRHLHSVGIIHRDLKPSNIVVKSDCTLKILDFGLARTACTNFMMTPYVVTRYYRAPEVILGMRYKENVDIWSVGCIMGEMVKGSVIFQGTDHIDQWNKVIEILGTPSLEFMNRLMETVRNYVMNKPQFPGVSFNELFPDWAFPSETEHDKIKTSQARDLLSKMLVIDPESRISVQEALNHPYIRVWYDPAEADAPPPQISDKQLEEREHSIEQWKELIYKEVMDWEERNKNGVLKEECLDSTVNSSTTASQSSSINDISSMSTEQTLASDTDSSCIDTLTGPLEE, from the exons ATGACCGAGGGGGAGGGGCAGTTCTACAGCGTGCAGGTGGGTGACTCCACCTTCACGGTCCTCAGAAGGTACCAGCAGCTCTGCGCCATTGGATCCGGTGCCCAGGGTATCGTCTG CTCTGCTTTGGACACCGTACTTGGCATCCCAGTCGCTGTGAAGAAGCTGAGCCGGCCCTTCCAGAACCAGACCCATGCAAAGAGGGCTTATAGAGAGCTGGTCCTGCTCAAGTGTGTTAATCACAAGAAC ATCATCCGTTTGCTTAATGTCTTCACACCCCAGAAGTCATTGGAAGAGTTTCAGGATTT GTACTTGGTAATGGAACTGATGGACGCTAGCCTTTGTCAGGTGATCCACATGGATCTGGACCATGAGAGGATGTCTTACCTGCTCTACCAGATCCTGTGTGGCATCAGACATCTACACTCAGTTGGCATCATTCACAGG GATCTGAAGCCTAGTAACATCGTAGTGAAGTCTGACTGCACGCTAAAGATCTTAGACTTTGGGCTGGCCAGAACCGCCTGCACTAACTTCATGATGACACCCTACGTAGTAACCAGATACTACAGAGCACCAGAGGTCATCTTGGGAATGAGATACAAGGAGAATG TGGATATCTGGTCGGTGGGCTGCATCATGGGTGAGATGGTTAAAGGAAGTGTCATATTCCAGGGAACTGATC ATATTGACCAGTGGAATAAAGTGATTGAGATTTTGGGAACCCCCTCTCTGGAGTTTATGAACCGTTTGATGGAGACTGTAAGGAATTATGTGATGAACAAACCCCAGTTTCCTGGAGTCAGCTTTAATGAGCTTTTCCCCGATTGGGCCTTCCCTTCAGAGACAGAGCATGACAAGATCAAAA CTAGTCAAGCCAGAGACCTGCTGTCAAAGATGCTGGTAATCGACCCTGAAAGCCGCATCTCTGTGCAGGAGGCCCTCAATCACCCTTACATCCGTGTGTGGTACGACCCAGCCGAGGCCGACGCG CCTCCTCCACAGATATCAGACAAGCAGTTGGAGGAGCGGGAACACAGCATTGAGCAGTGGAAAG AGTTGATTTATAAAGAAGTAATGGACTGGGAGGAGAGGAACAAGAATGGAGTGCTGAAAGAGGAGTGTTTAG ACAGTACGGTGAACAGCAGCACCACTGCCTCCCAGTCATCCTCTATTAACGACATCTCGTCCATGTCGACGGAGCAGACATTGGCCTCAGACACCGACAGCTCCTGCATCGACACCCTAACAGGACCATTAGAGGAGTGA
- the LOC132117362 gene encoding mitogen-activated protein kinase 9-like isoform X1, with the protein MTEGEGQFYSVQVGDSTFTVLRRYQQLCAIGSGAQGIVCSALDTVLGIPVAVKKLSRPFQNQTHAKRAYRELVLLKCVNHKNIIRLLNVFTPQKSLEEFQDLYLVMELMDASLCQVIHMDLDHERMSYLLYQILCGIRHLHSVGIIHRDLKPSNIVVKSDCTLKILDFGLARTACTNFMMTPYVVTRYYRAPEVILGMRYKENVDIWSVGCIMGEMVKGSVIFQGTDHIDQWNKVIEILGTPSLEFMNRLMETVRNYVMNKPQFPGVSFNELFPDWAFPSETEHDKIKTSQARDLLSKMLVIDPESRISVQEALNHPYIRVWYDPAEADAPPPQISDKQLEEREHSIEQWKELIYKEVMDWEERNKNGVLKEECLVDSTVNSSTTASQSSSINDISSMSTEQTLASDTDSSCIDTLTGPLEE; encoded by the exons ATGACCGAGGGGGAGGGGCAGTTCTACAGCGTGCAGGTGGGTGACTCCACCTTCACGGTCCTCAGAAGGTACCAGCAGCTCTGCGCCATTGGATCCGGTGCCCAGGGTATCGTCTG CTCTGCTTTGGACACCGTACTTGGCATCCCAGTCGCTGTGAAGAAGCTGAGCCGGCCCTTCCAGAACCAGACCCATGCAAAGAGGGCTTATAGAGAGCTGGTCCTGCTCAAGTGTGTTAATCACAAGAAC ATCATCCGTTTGCTTAATGTCTTCACACCCCAGAAGTCATTGGAAGAGTTTCAGGATTT GTACTTGGTAATGGAACTGATGGACGCTAGCCTTTGTCAGGTGATCCACATGGATCTGGACCATGAGAGGATGTCTTACCTGCTCTACCAGATCCTGTGTGGCATCAGACATCTACACTCAGTTGGCATCATTCACAGG GATCTGAAGCCTAGTAACATCGTAGTGAAGTCTGACTGCACGCTAAAGATCTTAGACTTTGGGCTGGCCAGAACCGCCTGCACTAACTTCATGATGACACCCTACGTAGTAACCAGATACTACAGAGCACCAGAGGTCATCTTGGGAATGAGATACAAGGAGAATG TGGATATCTGGTCGGTGGGCTGCATCATGGGTGAGATGGTTAAAGGAAGTGTCATATTCCAGGGAACTGATC ATATTGACCAGTGGAATAAAGTGATTGAGATTTTGGGAACCCCCTCTCTGGAGTTTATGAACCGTTTGATGGAGACTGTAAGGAATTATGTGATGAACAAACCCCAGTTTCCTGGAGTCAGCTTTAATGAGCTTTTCCCCGATTGGGCCTTCCCTTCAGAGACAGAGCATGACAAGATCAAAA CTAGTCAAGCCAGAGACCTGCTGTCAAAGATGCTGGTAATCGACCCTGAAAGCCGCATCTCTGTGCAGGAGGCCCTCAATCACCCTTACATCCGTGTGTGGTACGACCCAGCCGAGGCCGACGCG CCTCCTCCACAGATATCAGACAAGCAGTTGGAGGAGCGGGAACACAGCATTGAGCAGTGGAAAG AGTTGATTTATAAAGAAGTAATGGACTGGGAGGAGAGGAACAAGAATGGAGTGCTGAAAGAGGAGTGTTTAG TAGACAGTACGGTGAACAGCAGCACCACTGCCTCCCAGTCATCCTCTATTAACGACATCTCGTCCATGTCGACGGAGCAGACATTGGCCTCAGACACCGACAGCTCCTGCATCGACACCCTAACAGGACCATTAGAGGAGTGA